One Dietzia sp. JS16-p6b genomic window carries:
- a CDS encoding AAA family ATPase: MTDGSHDRPLGPAPKIEAAAEQVLGPALRTGQSPFDDELYTWTPEVAEELVRRLDGDADEHTDEDSGGSTRSPVMQALHDQLEGAPRPVVLLAAELLYIQQLPLSTVTARLKRGRIRDVLSWVDDAPEIPRALDEALGEKGPLTGGLGFNVQMREHLRWLCTFIIHWAELESAERDAALTDPWEFQRAARSTPGDWRAIRYSLQYLAWPGYFQPVVKHEHKTRIRDAFAELIGGPSGIDELDIDQDLHRIAETLTAQLGQPVDWYRGAIANQWQRHRDDHSRRAWLVRPGRGGVGQAGQWVAQNRIALPASHLPRIPAHASRLEVSQAVEQGYPHLDYQARFQLTAELHTFLSRMSPQDVVATVADAKLHLGTLTDDLGYVDDGGQQLERSVRWHSVTLDLDTLPSPLSELIGEPGTVVDLTDGLDALLAAMHPGRHSAESQVAEAPGAGTVPTLPDITDELADSLHMPRRELQEIVDTLQERQQIVFYGPPGTGKTYLAQELARFLAGADDPSRVQLVQFHPSYAYEDFFEGYRPTLTESGQPGFALQAGPLRRQAARATSDSGREHPSFLIIDEMNRADLARVFGEMYFLLEYRDRTVLPQYSPDTSFRLPRNLFIIGTMNTADRSIAMVDAAIRRRFAFMELHPDTPPVAGVLRRHLEARGETTEPADLLEALNSEIDDSDRDLRIGPSYFMKDRATDPGGLEAIWRYDLLPLLEEHYYGRLSRAEVHERFGLATLRRKIGRA, encoded by the coding sequence GTGACAGACGGTTCCCATGACAGGCCTCTGGGCCCCGCACCGAAGATCGAGGCGGCGGCCGAGCAGGTCCTGGGACCGGCGCTGCGCACCGGGCAGTCACCGTTCGACGACGAGCTCTACACCTGGACGCCCGAGGTCGCGGAGGAGCTGGTCCGGCGCCTGGACGGTGACGCCGACGAGCACACCGACGAGGACTCCGGGGGCTCCACCCGCTCCCCCGTGATGCAGGCGCTCCACGACCAGTTGGAGGGCGCCCCGCGTCCGGTGGTGCTGCTGGCCGCCGAGCTCCTGTACATCCAGCAGCTGCCCCTGTCCACGGTCACCGCGCGCCTCAAGCGGGGGCGGATCCGGGACGTCCTGTCCTGGGTGGACGACGCTCCGGAGATCCCCAGGGCCCTCGACGAGGCGCTCGGCGAGAAGGGCCCGCTCACCGGTGGCCTGGGGTTCAACGTCCAGATGCGCGAACATCTGCGGTGGTTGTGCACGTTCATCATTCACTGGGCCGAGTTGGAGTCGGCCGAGCGGGACGCGGCGCTCACGGACCCGTGGGAGTTCCAGCGCGCCGCCCGCTCGACGCCCGGGGACTGGCGGGCCATCCGCTACAGCCTGCAGTATCTCGCCTGGCCCGGGTACTTCCAGCCGGTCGTCAAGCACGAGCACAAGACCCGGATCCGCGACGCCTTCGCCGAGCTGATCGGCGGGCCGTCCGGGATCGACGAGCTCGACATCGACCAGGACCTGCACCGCATCGCCGAGACCCTCACCGCCCAACTCGGGCAACCCGTCGACTGGTACCGCGGCGCGATCGCCAACCAGTGGCAGCGCCACCGCGACGACCACTCCCGCCGCGCGTGGCTGGTCCGGCCCGGACGTGGCGGCGTCGGCCAGGCCGGGCAGTGGGTCGCGCAGAACCGGATCGCGCTGCCCGCCTCACACCTGCCCCGCATCCCCGCGCACGCCAGTCGGCTCGAGGTGTCCCAGGCCGTCGAGCAGGGCTATCCGCACCTGGACTACCAGGCGCGGTTCCAGCTCACGGCCGAGCTGCACACCTTCCTGTCCCGGATGAGCCCCCAGGACGTGGTGGCCACGGTCGCCGACGCCAAACTGCACCTGGGCACCCTCACCGACGACCTGGGCTACGTCGACGACGGTGGCCAGCAACTCGAGCGCTCGGTGAGGTGGCACTCGGTCACGCTCGACCTGGACACCCTCCCCAGCCCGCTCTCCGAGTTGATCGGGGAGCCCGGCACGGTCGTGGACCTCACCGACGGCCTGGACGCCCTGCTCGCCGCCATGCACCCCGGCCGGCACTCCGCCGAGTCCCAGGTGGCCGAGGCCCCGGGCGCGGGAACGGTTCCCACCCTCCCCGACATCACCGACGAGCTCGCCGACAGCCTGCACATGCCGCGCAGGGAGCTGCAGGAGATCGTGGACACCCTGCAGGAGCGGCAACAGATCGTCTTCTACGGGCCCCCCGGCACCGGCAAGACCTACCTCGCGCAGGAACTCGCCCGCTTCCTCGCCGGCGCCGACGACCCGAGCCGCGTGCAGCTCGTCCAGTTCCACCCCAGCTACGCCTACGAGGACTTCTTCGAGGGCTACCGTCCCACCCTCACCGAATCGGGCCAGCCCGGCTTCGCCCTTCAGGCCGGCCCGCTGCGCCGCCAGGCCGCGCGCGCGACGTCGGATTCCGGCCGGGAGCACCCGAGTTTCCTCATCATCGACGAGATGAACCGGGCCGACCTGGCGCGGGTGTTCGGCGAGATGTACTTCCTGCTCGAGTACCGCGACCGCACGGTCCTGCCCCAGTACAGTCCCGACACCTCGTTCCGGCTGCCGCGCAACCTGTTCATCATCGGCACCATGAACACCGCCGACCGGTCGATCGCCATGGTCGACGCGGCGATCCGGCGGCGGTTCGCGTTCATGGAACTCCACCCGGACACCCCGCCCGTCGCGGGGGTGCTGCGGCGGCACCTCGAGGCCCGCGGCGAGACCACCGAGCCCGCCGACCTGCTGGAGGCGCTCAACTCGGAGATCGACGACTCGGACCGCGACCTGCGCATCGGTCCGTCGTACTTCATGAAGGACCGGGCCACCGACCCAGGCGGGCTCGAGGCGATCTGGCGGTACGACCTGCTCCCGCTGCTCGAGGAGCACTACTACGGGCGCCTGTCGCGAGCCGAGGTCCACGAGCGCTTCGGGCTCGCCACACTGCGTCGGAAGATCGGCCGGGCGTGA
- the mca gene encoding mycothiol conjugate amidase Mca produces MAGLRLMAVHAHPDDEASKGSATMAKYVAQGVTVLVETCTGGERGSILNPAMDRPDVVADLVRVRRREMARAADILGVEHHWLGYEDSGLPEGDPLPPLPPGCFALADDDEVTRSLVARIREFRPHVMITYDENGGYPHPDHLKVHSASMAAYEAAADPARYPGTGEPWAIAKVYYTHGFPKSRLELLDEELFARDGVRHFAEFLSRWGDRPDIMERVTTRVECADYFEQRNSALLAHATQIDPNGWFFAAPVEMQQRVWPTEEFELAASRVAIPARAEGEYESDLFEGVDPYVPLPVGPSTAKDPR; encoded by the coding sequence ATGGCCGGTCTCCGGCTGATGGCGGTGCACGCCCACCCCGACGACGAGGCGTCCAAGGGCTCCGCGACCATGGCCAAGTACGTGGCCCAGGGCGTCACCGTGCTGGTGGAGACGTGCACCGGCGGGGAACGGGGCAGCATCCTCAACCCTGCGATGGACCGCCCCGACGTCGTGGCCGACCTCGTTCGAGTGCGACGCCGGGAGATGGCCCGCGCGGCCGACATCCTCGGCGTCGAGCACCACTGGCTGGGCTACGAGGACTCGGGTCTGCCCGAGGGTGACCCGTTGCCGCCGTTGCCTCCCGGATGTTTCGCCCTTGCCGACGACGACGAGGTCACCCGCTCCCTGGTCGCCCGGATCCGGGAGTTCCGCCCGCACGTGATGATCACCTACGACGAGAACGGCGGGTACCCGCATCCAGATCACCTCAAGGTGCACTCGGCGTCGATGGCCGCCTACGAGGCCGCCGCGGACCCCGCCCGCTATCCGGGGACCGGCGAACCGTGGGCGATCGCCAAGGTCTATTACACCCACGGTTTCCCCAAGAGCCGCCTGGAACTGCTCGACGAGGAGTTGTTCGCGCGCGACGGCGTCCGGCACTTCGCCGAGTTCCTCTCCCGCTGGGGCGACCGACCCGACATCATGGAACGGGTGACCACCCGGGTGGAATGCGCCGACTACTTCGAGCAACGCAACTCCGCGCTGCTGGCCCACGCCACGCAGATCGACCCCAACGGCTGGTTCTTCGCCGCCCCGGTGGAGATGCAGCAGCGTGTCTGGCCCACCGAGGAGTTCGAACTCGCGGCAAGCCGGGTGGCCATACCGGCGCGAGCTGAGGGAGAATACGAGTCAGACCTGTTCGAGGGCGTCGACCCGTACGTCCCGCTGCCGGTCGGACCGAGCACAGCGAAGGACCCGCGATGA
- a CDS encoding glycosyltransferase: MDGRVDPEPATPETADPDDIRSEAALHDAVHGLFERDPSASAAVPFVPWQKWAGLTGVAVVVLALVVATTPTLIALTAVSTAVYLITLADRLLLLGRGLARESILHVEDDRALAVPDSDLPTYSVLVPAYNEPEVIGDLIDAVSSIDYPADKLEVLLLLEADDDVTIDAAEAAGLGEVCRILRIPPADPRTKPKACNYALHYATGEIITIFDAEDRPDPLQLRRVAVAFADLDDEVVCVQAKLAFHNGSQNMLTAWFTADYALWFNFLLPGLMKSSSPIPLGGTSNHIKADVLSEIGAWDPYNVTEDADLGVRIAARGHRTAVLDSTTLEEANPDPINWIRQRSRWYKGYLQTWLVHMRHPVTLWRTLGTVSMFRFTTLLAGTPVIACLNMVFWLVTLSWILGQPAVIEQVFPAYVYFPALICLVLGNSTILYSNFIACRETGNAALWWACLTVPLYWVLMSIAAIKGTYQLFANPSYWEKTVHGLAS; the protein is encoded by the coding sequence GTGGACGGACGGGTAGATCCGGAGCCGGCGACCCCCGAGACCGCCGACCCGGACGACATTCGCAGCGAGGCGGCCCTCCACGACGCCGTGCACGGATTGTTCGAACGCGACCCGTCCGCCTCGGCGGCGGTGCCGTTCGTGCCGTGGCAGAAGTGGGCAGGACTCACCGGGGTCGCCGTGGTGGTCCTCGCCCTGGTCGTGGCCACCACCCCGACCCTCATCGCGTTGACGGCGGTGAGCACCGCCGTCTACCTCATCACGCTCGCCGACCGGCTCCTCCTCCTCGGCCGCGGGTTGGCGCGGGAGTCGATCCTGCACGTGGAGGACGACCGCGCCCTGGCCGTGCCGGACTCCGACCTGCCCACGTACTCGGTGCTGGTGCCCGCCTACAACGAGCCGGAGGTGATCGGCGACCTCATCGACGCCGTGAGCTCCATCGACTACCCGGCCGACAAGCTGGAGGTGTTGTTGCTGCTCGAGGCCGACGACGACGTGACGATCGACGCGGCGGAGGCCGCCGGTCTGGGCGAGGTGTGCCGGATCCTGCGGATCCCCCCGGCCGATCCCCGCACCAAGCCCAAGGCGTGCAACTACGCGTTGCACTACGCCACCGGGGAGATCATCACGATCTTCGACGCCGAGGACCGCCCCGATCCCCTCCAACTCCGGCGCGTGGCGGTGGCCTTCGCCGATCTCGACGACGAGGTGGTGTGCGTCCAGGCCAAGCTCGCATTCCACAACGGGTCGCAGAACATGCTCACGGCGTGGTTCACCGCCGACTACGCGCTGTGGTTTAACTTCCTCCTACCCGGTCTGATGAAGTCCAGCTCGCCCATCCCGCTGGGGGGCACGTCGAACCACATCAAGGCCGACGTGCTGTCCGAGATCGGCGCGTGGGATCCGTACAACGTCACCGAGGACGCCGACCTGGGTGTGCGGATCGCCGCCCGCGGACACCGGACGGCCGTGCTGGACTCCACCACCCTGGAGGAGGCCAACCCTGACCCGATCAACTGGATAAGGCAGCGTTCTCGCTGGTACAAGGGGTACCTGCAGACCTGGCTGGTGCACATGCGTCATCCGGTCACGCTGTGGCGCACCCTCGGCACGGTGAGCATGTTCCGCTTCACGACCCTGCTGGCCGGGACCCCCGTGATCGCCTGCCTCAACATGGTGTTCTGGCTCGTGACCCTGTCCTGGATACTCGGCCAACCGGCCGTCATCGAGCAGGTCTTCCCCGCCTACGTGTACTTCCCCGCGTTGATCTGCCTGGTGCTCGGCAACTCGACCATCCTCTACTCGAACTTCATCGCCTGCCGGGAGACCGGCAACGCGGCGCTGTGGTGGGCGTGCCTGACCGTCCCGCTCTACTGGGTGCTCATGTCGATCGCCGCGATCAAGGGGACCTATCAGCTCTTCGCCAACCCCTCCTACTGGGAGAAGACCGTGCACGGGTTGGCGTCATGA
- the greA gene encoding transcription elongation factor GreA yields the protein MANDTQGYWLTQDSYDRLMAEKEALIANRPVIAAEINERREEGDLKENAGYHAAREQQGQEEARIRQLDDLLATAQVGETPTETGVALVGSVVRAYYNGDEDTKETFLVGTRGEGSGKDDLEIYSPDSPLGRAILGAKVGESREYTTPNGKSVSVTIVTAEPYQS from the coding sequence ATGGCGAACGACACCCAGGGCTACTGGTTGACCCAGGATTCGTACGACCGCCTCATGGCCGAGAAGGAGGCGCTGATCGCCAACCGCCCGGTCATCGCCGCCGAGATCAACGAGCGGCGGGAGGAGGGCGACCTCAAGGAGAACGCCGGGTACCACGCCGCACGCGAGCAGCAGGGCCAGGAGGAGGCCCGGATCCGGCAGCTCGACGATCTGCTGGCCACCGCCCAGGTCGGCGAGACCCCCACGGAGACCGGCGTCGCGCTGGTGGGCTCCGTCGTCCGCGCGTACTACAACGGGGACGAGGACACCAAGGAGACGTTCCTCGTGGGCACCCGCGGTGAGGGCTCGGGCAAGGACGACCTCGAGATCTACTCCCCCGACTCCCCCCTGGGCCGCGCGATCCTGGGCGCGAAGGTCGGCGAGAGCCGCGAGTACACGACCCCCAACGGCAAGTCCGTCTCCGTGACGATCGTGACCGCGGAGCCGTACCAGAGCTGA
- a CDS encoding DUF4307 domain-containing protein, which translates to MSEPRSDVAPQAAGTPPAGRYDDSGSGVTGKVVAGFLVLLVGALVVAGAVAGYRLSSTPTISAEVIGVTVVDDGRTDVVMTVTRDDPRTAAYCIVRAQDQTKGEVGRREVYVPPSANSVIQVDMSIATSARAFVADAYGCGDDIPDYLRR; encoded by the coding sequence ATGAGTGAGCCGAGGTCGGACGTGGCGCCGCAGGCGGCAGGGACCCCGCCGGCCGGGCGGTACGACGACTCCGGATCCGGCGTGACGGGCAAGGTGGTCGCGGGATTCCTGGTCCTGCTCGTGGGAGCCCTCGTGGTGGCCGGCGCCGTCGCCGGGTACCGGCTCAGCTCCACCCCCACGATCTCCGCCGAGGTGATCGGCGTGACGGTCGTCGACGACGGTCGGACCGACGTGGTGATGACCGTCACCCGCGACGACCCCAGGACGGCCGCGTACTGCATCGTCCGCGCCCAGGACCAGACCAAGGGCGAGGTCGGCCGGCGGGAGGTCTACGTGCCCCCGTCCGCGAACAGCGTGATCCAGGTCGACATGTCCATCGCGACCTCGGCCCGCGCGTTCGTGGCCGACGCCTACGGCTGCGGCGACGACATCCCGGACTACCTGCGCAGGTAG
- a CDS encoding glycosyltransferase family 39 protein: MRSRPVAVFCAFTLLYLAVGLYLSLGANYLQGDALSRVADTRAALLSRDPHLAAIGFIFTPLTALAQLPLVSLSGWFPGLTRWSLTAVAVSAPAMAAAVTQIHALAGERQCPAWFTWGVTLVFGLHPMIVYYGANGMSEALFVFFVVWAVRRLVRWMTTDDVHDLMVAGFALGMSYLARYDALAASGAATLVVVVVSYRRSRRTETAILDGVILAAPTALAFLVWAATSWLVTGSALAQFSSRYGNAAILEQSGGGSTGGLSALGFSAAEIVALAPALGVVLLVCVVLSVRRRDPEPLAAVVLVAVLGFAVFTYLRGMTFPFLRFYISAIPLIVVLAVFCVPRGGVMTTRRPGPRATARTQDRLAGGRLVPTGMLILLAAGVPFSAVAMASPTLSQEQHALHAVILPESGNRPPELRMQQEAIVASFDTERRLADYLDSLDLPEGAVIMDTVHGFPIIASTTRPEQFVIPSDRDFVEILNDPAANGVQFLLTVPAEGRGTSDALNLRYPTVHENGAQLGSLEFEVVNSGSDRPTWRLWRVYE, from the coding sequence GTGAGATCCCGTCCCGTCGCCGTCTTCTGCGCGTTCACGCTGCTGTACCTGGCGGTGGGGCTCTACCTCTCCCTCGGTGCCAACTACCTGCAGGGCGACGCGTTGAGTCGCGTGGCCGACACGCGGGCCGCGCTGCTGTCCAGAGACCCGCATCTGGCGGCCATCGGCTTCATCTTCACCCCGCTCACCGCGCTCGCCCAGCTCCCGCTCGTCAGTCTGTCCGGGTGGTTCCCGGGTCTCACCAGATGGAGCCTGACCGCGGTGGCGGTGAGCGCGCCGGCGATGGCGGCCGCGGTCACCCAGATCCACGCACTCGCGGGGGAACGCCAGTGCCCGGCCTGGTTCACCTGGGGGGTCACCCTGGTCTTCGGATTGCATCCGATGATCGTGTACTACGGGGCGAACGGCATGAGCGAGGCCCTGTTCGTCTTCTTCGTGGTGTGGGCCGTGCGCCGCCTCGTCCGGTGGATGACCACGGACGACGTCCACGATCTGATGGTGGCCGGCTTCGCGCTGGGGATGTCCTACCTGGCCCGCTACGACGCACTGGCCGCCTCGGGCGCTGCAACCCTCGTCGTCGTGGTGGTGTCATACCGGCGCAGCCGCAGGACCGAGACGGCGATCCTCGACGGCGTGATCCTCGCCGCGCCCACCGCACTGGCGTTCCTCGTGTGGGCGGCGACCAGCTGGCTGGTGACCGGCAGTGCGCTCGCGCAGTTCTCCTCGCGCTACGGCAACGCCGCGATCCTCGAGCAGTCCGGAGGGGGTTCCACCGGGGGGCTCTCGGCCCTCGGGTTCTCGGCGGCCGAGATCGTCGCGCTCGCCCCGGCACTCGGTGTGGTCCTGCTGGTGTGCGTGGTGCTGTCGGTGCGCCGCCGGGATCCTGAACCGCTGGCCGCGGTGGTCCTCGTGGCGGTGCTGGGCTTCGCGGTGTTCACCTACCTGCGCGGCATGACGTTCCCGTTCCTGCGGTTCTATATCAGCGCGATACCCCTGATCGTCGTGCTGGCGGTGTTCTGCGTCCCGCGCGGGGGTGTCATGACCACCCGGCGGCCCGGCCCCCGGGCGACCGCGAGAACACAGGACCGGCTCGCGGGCGGGCGCCTCGTCCCGACGGGAATGCTCATCCTCCTCGCGGCGGGAGTCCCGTTCAGTGCAGTGGCCATGGCCTCCCCGACACTGTCCCAGGAGCAGCACGCGCTACACGCGGTGATCCTGCCCGAGTCGGGGAACAGGCCCCCGGAGCTCAGGATGCAGCAGGAGGCGATCGTCGCATCGTTCGACACCGAACGACGACTCGCCGACTACCTGGACTCCCTCGACCTGCCCGAGGGGGCGGTCATCATGGACACGGTCCACGGCTTCCCGATCATCGCCTCCACCACCAGGCCCGAACAGTTCGTCATCCCCTCGGATCGCGACTTCGTCGAGATCCTCAACGACCCGGCGGCCAACGGTGTCCAGTTCCTGCTGACGGTGCCCGCCGAGGGGCGTGGCACCTCCGACGCGCTCAACCTCCGCTATCCGA